One genomic segment of Flexivirga aerilata includes these proteins:
- a CDS encoding ABC transporter permease, with amino-acid sequence MTAGPGGVNETLQEVAATESAAGSKGSLTEGKGGGKGGLQGRSPMQIALTRLRRDKVAMVCLGVVLLFVLIAIFAPVLAGIEGQSPTTPHYDLIGGDNLPTFYTNADHWLGVTAGTGYDVFARFVYGIRPSFLIAISAAILTTIIGVVLGLLSGFFGGLWDTVIGWLVDFVLSLPVLLFAIALVPVLSQWFIGNEPTQSQTQVVRVVVMMIVLVGFGWASTCRLVRGEVLAMRQREFVQAARALGSPTPRLLFKEILPNLTSIILVSITTAIPAYIGIEAGLSYLGVGLTAPTADWGLDISLAQQQMQNFALPLLVPLLGLLILVLCLSLLGDAVSDAFNPNTRR; translated from the coding sequence ATGACCGCTGGACCCGGTGGCGTCAACGAGACGCTGCAGGAGGTGGCCGCGACCGAGTCGGCCGCCGGCAGCAAGGGTTCGCTGACCGAGGGCAAGGGCGGCGGCAAGGGTGGCCTCCAAGGCCGCTCGCCGATGCAGATCGCGCTCACCCGGCTGCGGCGGGACAAGGTCGCGATGGTCTGCCTCGGTGTGGTCCTGCTCTTCGTGCTCATCGCGATCTTCGCCCCGGTGCTGGCCGGCATCGAGGGTCAGTCGCCGACGACGCCGCACTACGACCTCATCGGCGGCGACAACCTGCCGACGTTCTACACCAACGCCGACCACTGGCTCGGTGTCACGGCGGGCACCGGGTACGACGTGTTCGCCCGTTTCGTCTACGGCATCCGGCCGTCGTTCCTGATCGCCATCTCGGCCGCGATCCTGACCACCATCATCGGCGTCGTGCTGGGTCTGCTCTCCGGCTTCTTCGGCGGCCTCTGGGACACCGTCATCGGCTGGCTGGTCGACTTCGTGCTGTCGCTGCCGGTGCTGCTCTTCGCGATCGCGCTCGTGCCGGTGCTCTCGCAGTGGTTCATCGGCAACGAGCCGACGCAGTCGCAGACCCAGGTCGTGCGCGTCGTGGTGATGATGATCGTGCTGGTCGGCTTCGGCTGGGCCAGCACCTGCCGCCTGGTGCGCGGCGAGGTCCTCGCGATGCGTCAGCGCGAGTTCGTGCAGGCCGCGCGGGCGCTCGGCTCCCCGACGCCGCGGCTGCTCTTCAAGGAGATCCTGCCCAATCTCACGAGCATCATCCTGGTCTCGATCACCACCGCGATCCCGGCCTACATCGGCATCGAGGCGGGGCTGTCCTACCTCGGCGTCGGGCTCACCGCGCCGACCGCCGACTGGGGCCTGGACATCTCGCTCGCGCAGCAGCAGATGCAGAACTTCGCGCTGCCGCTGCTGGTGCCGCTGCTCGGCCTCCTGATCCTCGTGCTCTGCCTCAGCCTGCTCGGCGACGCCGTCTCCGACGCCTTCAACCCGAACACCCGCCGATAA
- a CDS encoding ABC transporter substrate-binding protein codes for MAAVAVAMPLAACSSSGPGSNQSDAASSGTARGTAKNSAMDASVKGPAPEIKGAKTGGTLTITTGDSAPPTFDPAGAYYVLSIATLSELVTRSLTGYQIKDGTPTLVPDMAADLGTPSADGLTWTFKLKPGMKYSNGQPVKAEDYVYAIKRSFDPDLGGDGPAPSYLASYLVGGKDYKGVIADPKTDFKGVTAQGDDTVVFHLTRKWPTLPYYLAFPAASPIPQAADTKANYQAKPLATGPYQVKSFTKGQQFTLEKNPNWDAKSDPIRHQFPNEINVKLGVTALTTQQQILANSGTGSTTVDVTGVDASLASKVKSQKDQFVFGPSPCESYWPLDTQKIPFEVRKAIAVAYPYDQIRKAGGVSNLTYDPATMYAPPQVPGMTPYPPNNGLTGKGPGDPAKAKQMLKDAGKDGFQLSYYFRNDDPQLVQSNVALKDALSKAGFKVKDVGVSKEEYSAKRVAPNSGMNAGQGISSWCYDWPSGDSIYPQLFSSTSNAEKQRSVGNLKDAAIDKEIEQISAMDPAAAAPKWLALDKKMTAQLVGMPISYSKSSYVFGSKVHNVINDANHGMPDFAQIWVG; via the coding sequence GTGGCGGCAGTTGCAGTCGCGATGCCGTTGGCAGCGTGCAGCAGCAGCGGTCCCGGTAGCAACCAGTCGGACGCGGCGTCGAGCGGCACCGCGCGGGGCACCGCCAAGAACTCCGCGATGGACGCGTCGGTCAAGGGCCCGGCGCCGGAGATCAAGGGCGCCAAGACCGGCGGCACCCTCACGATCACGACCGGCGATTCGGCGCCGCCGACCTTCGACCCGGCCGGCGCCTACTACGTGCTGTCGATCGCCACGCTCTCGGAGCTGGTGACCCGCAGCCTGACCGGCTACCAGATCAAGGACGGCACGCCGACGCTCGTGCCGGACATGGCCGCCGACCTCGGCACGCCGTCGGCGGACGGGCTCACCTGGACCTTCAAGCTCAAGCCGGGCATGAAGTACAGCAACGGTCAGCCGGTCAAGGCCGAGGACTACGTCTACGCGATCAAGCGGTCCTTCGACCCCGACCTCGGCGGCGACGGCCCGGCGCCGAGCTACCTCGCGTCATACCTGGTCGGTGGCAAGGACTACAAGGGCGTCATCGCCGACCCCAAGACCGACTTCAAGGGTGTGACCGCGCAGGGCGACGACACGGTGGTCTTCCACCTGACCCGCAAATGGCCGACGCTGCCCTACTACCTGGCGTTCCCGGCTGCCTCGCCGATCCCGCAGGCCGCCGACACCAAGGCCAACTACCAGGCCAAGCCGCTCGCGACCGGGCCCTACCAGGTCAAGTCGTTCACCAAGGGCCAGCAGTTCACCCTGGAGAAGAACCCCAACTGGGACGCCAAGTCCGACCCGATCCGGCACCAATTCCCCAACGAGATCAACGTCAAGCTCGGCGTCACCGCGCTCACCACCCAGCAGCAGATCCTGGCCAACAGCGGCACCGGCTCGACCACCGTCGACGTCACCGGCGTCGACGCGTCGCTCGCCAGCAAGGTGAAGTCGCAGAAGGACCAGTTCGTCTTCGGTCCGTCGCCGTGCGAGTCCTACTGGCCGCTCGACACCCAGAAGATCCCGTTCGAGGTGCGCAAGGCGATCGCGGTCGCCTACCCCTACGACCAGATCCGCAAGGCCGGCGGCGTGAGCAACCTGACCTACGACCCAGCGACGATGTACGCCCCGCCGCAGGTGCCGGGTATGACGCCGTACCCGCCCAACAACGGGCTGACCGGCAAGGGACCGGGCGACCCGGCCAAGGCCAAGCAGATGCTGAAGGACGCCGGCAAGGACGGTTTCCAGCTGTCCTACTACTTCCGCAACGACGACCCGCAGCTGGTGCAGTCGAACGTCGCGCTGAAGGACGCCCTCTCCAAGGCCGGCTTCAAGGTCAAGGACGTCGGCGTGAGCAAGGAGGAGTACAGCGCCAAGCGCGTCGCGCCGAACAGTGGGATGAACGCCGGCCAGGGCATCAGCTCCTGGTGCTACGACTGGCCGTCCGGCGACTCGATCTACCCGCAGCTGTTCAGCAGCACCTCCAACGCCGAGAAGCAGCGCTCGGTCGGCAACCTCAAGGACGCCGCGATCGACAAGGAGATCGAGCAGATCAGCGCGATGGATCCGGCGGCCGCGGCACCGAAGTGGCTGGCGCTGGACAAGAAGATGACGGCCCAGCTCGTCGGTATGCCGATTTCCTACAGCAAGAGCAGCTACGTATTCGGTAGCAAGGTGCACAACGTGATCAACGACGCCAACCACGGCATGCCCGACTTCGCGCAGATCTGGGTCGGCTGA